TTGGAGGCCTTGAGACAGTAAGGAGACTTGAAATGCGTAGGGAGTTATGATGCTGTCATGGTATCCCATAAAAGGACAGAAGGTGTACAGTGTAGCATTCTATGTTAAGATTAGATTGCCTGCTCGACCGAATTGTTGTGTATCTTTTTGTCGAAACTTATGAAAAAATCCTGCAAAGTCAAACAACTGCTCAAGAACTCTGATGCAAAAGGTTTTTTAAGCTTCTAAAAGTCCAAAACCTCAACAAACTGTGTTGGACCCAAGGTACCAAACTGTAAATATTTTCTCCTAGCCCTTTTCTAGAAGATTTTCCGCTGATTGACCGGAACTTAATTCCTGTACAGCCGTGGCCGAAGTAAttggagcgacatacattttgtgtttgacaAACATTTTGTGTTAGCAAAGCTTGcaaatttcagtaagtcatatcatcagaacaggggaaagtgtgaactagttctagccaggtgaaatcagaCTTATCAATCATCATTCTggttggattttaagagcaggttgactgctgtaaaagggGACTATATAattcatatatatgtatatattgaaAATTTTCGCCCCCAAAAAGTATGAAAATATATGCCTTATTGTggttccagtattctatagaaacatgtgaaaacattttcctcaaatactgaacttttaactttgcaaaacacaacatttgtcattgccaaaacttatggccaaCACGATTGTATATGGTTGTACCATCTGGGAGGGGCTATGCTAAGAACATACTGTAGCGTGCGGGGAAACAGACAGGACTCGACCAGAGACCAAGTAGTCAGGTTCATAGCTCGAAAGCCCAGATGTATTTTCACACACAGCTACCCGGGGTCGAGATGTCCGCCCAAAACAATAAAACCAGGTTGGTGAGTCCGCCAGTCCTtaaatgccccccccctccttttccgGTCAGGTTCAAAAACAAGCCCTGTATGTTAACCCTCCCCCTTCCAACGTTTCCACCAATACCCAAACCAGGCTAGACATCTCcccaaatgaacaaatgacacTTGAACTTGTGTAAACCAAACCCTCCCAGCGGTACACTGCCTCCCCCCCATGTCAAATCTCCTCGCCCCCCGAGGAGCTCCTTCTCATGATCCCGGAACCGCTGTGGGACCCTCCGCCGTCTCCTCGGCCGTGCATCCTCCCTGGGTTCCTCTTGTACCCCTGCCATAGGAGGAATGACTGCCCCCAGGGGAGTGACCTGAACTTCAACCTGGGGCGCCCTCCCCTGTTGCACCGGACGACCTGGAGtgcctccccccctgtctctctctcgttgtgGCCTCAAGGCTGATGCTGGCTGGTCCAGTGCAGACTGGTCCCTGACTGGGGGTTGGGCCTGAGGGTCCCCTGCCGTACCCAGGTTGAGCGTTACCCCGATAGGGTGCCAGACGATCACAACGCAGCACCACCACTCTTCCCCCCGGAGCCATCTTcaccctgtacaccacctctcCAACCCGCTCCAGCACGCAACATGGCCCGATCCACTTGCTGTCCAGCTTAGGCGACCTTCCCTTAACTCGCTTAGGCCCGTACACCCACACCAGGTCCCCTCCTTGGTAGTGAGCCCCCATTGTGTGTTGGTCATAGGCTCTCTTCTGCCTCATTCCTGCCTCCGCTGCATGTTTCCTAGCGAAGCCATGTGCCACTTCCAACCTCTCCCATAACTGCTGGGCATATTCAGGACCCGCCGCTGCCCTCGGTGTATCAGGCGGCTGGCCATACACCAGAGCAGGCGGCGTGCGAAGCTCCCTCCCGAACATAAGCAGTGCAGGGGTGCAACCCGTTGACTCTTGGGTTGCTGACCGATAAGCCAACAGAACCAGCGGCAGTTGCAGGTCCCAGTCCTTCTGGGCTTTTGCCACCACGAGCGCCAGCTGAGCCCCGAGCGTGCGATGAAACCGCTCCACCAACCTGTCACTCTGGGGCCGGAGTGGGGTGGTGCGGGTCTTATGGATGGCCAACTGCCTGGACGTCTCTGCAAAGAGTCGGGCTTCAAAGTTCCTTCCCTGATCGGAGTGAAGCACAGTTGGGACCCCAAACCGACTGAACATCCCTTCAATGAGTGCCTCACAGACTGTGGCCGCCTCCTGATCAGGGACTGCGTAGGCTTCGGGCCACTTAGTGAAATCGTCCATCGCCACGACCACAAAGTGGTTCCCTCTGGGGGTGCGTGGGAAGGGTTCCAGAACATCAACCGCCACCCGGTCCATGGGGGCTCCAACCTGATACTGTTGGAGGGGTGCTCTGCTCTGACCTGTTGGCCCCTTCCGGGCTGTGCATGAGTCGCAGCGTTGGCAGTATGCTTGCACCTCACGCCGACATGTGACCCAGTAGAAGGACTGCTGCAGCCTCTTCAAAGTTGTGTTGATCCCGAAGTGACCCGGTTGCCCATGGTGATGTGCCAACACCTCCTGCCGGTGACCCCGTGGCACCACTACTTGCCACCTCTCCCTGGTTGTGGCTGGCTCCTTCTACCTTCTCCAGAGCGTCCCATTACGGAGACCTCCCAGCGTTACAATACTAACGGGGGAGGGATCCCTCCGACCATAGAAAAATACAATGATGCAGTAAGAGTAGAGAGATACATGTGAAACATTTGCAAGGGAGGAAATACTGAACTAGGTATTCAGAGTTCTGAATAAGTAAAGCAGTGCTCTGTGTTAGGGTTGGGCAGTGGTCAGCTACAAACAAGCATCCTGGCGGAACCTacgcgccgacacaacttcccaaagctttgtatgtctgcgccaaacatttcagcgacGACTGTTTTCTCAGCTTGGGCTAATATAAAGCTGGCCATGCTGACTGTCTGAAATTTAAATCTGGATCAACCAACTTTCCTTctgtccagctacaaacctcggacaagtaggttaagtcaactaacgctatatcattttgttgctttactgtatatggttacttagcttgccccgcctctctcctccctaagatttaaagctacagacacagaaacggctcgtcctgaggaaagctcattgtagGACTGCTCGTAGTAAGTGTAATTCTGCATCAAGcctgaattttgggaaagagacttcataTATAGTATTAGGGACAACTAAGGCCGATATAAAAGCATTCAAAAACCGCATGTcgtgggttagggttattttAAATTGGGAGAGGTGGTGGGAGGAGTCGAAagcccccttcctccctgcagCCCTGCCTGTGTCTCTCATGTAGCCCGCCCACCTAAAACTTTGTTTTTGCAAGAAATATGGTGAAGTAAGACAAGTATATTTGGTTGGTTAGCAGTTAGAATGAAGGTAGCTGTGGACTCAGGAGTTCAGACAATGCCGTAACTATTGAAACTGAACAGCTGTGAGGACGTTTTTCTTCTGTTCGCTTTAGTTCCCTTGGACACATGAGTTCACAGGAAGTTGTTAACAATTGCTTGAATGTGTTATCAGTCTTTCGAAAACTACGATAACGGTGAGTGACATTCTTGAAACATCTGCTTTAACTGTTGTCTTGTGGGTTTACTCTCATAAATGGAAATATATACAGAGCTTTCATCCACAAGGTGTAAGCAAAGCTGGGTAGTTTACTGATGTTAGACTACCCAAGTGGGAAGGTTGCATGTTCATTTTCATATGAAACAATTTTGTAGGCTATCGTTCATGTTTGTTTTAAACGGGAATATTAGCTACCATCAAGCGCTAtatgtacaatataaatattgtaTAGGCCTACTGGTTTGTTAGAAAACAATTTCTTACGGTAATTTTGAACAAATGGCATAATACATCTGATTATCTAAATATCGCATTGTTCCTTCTCTCATTTAGCCTACTAGGTGGCGCTTACTTAGTATAGTTAAGTTTTGTTACTTTTTTTTGTGCGTGTTGTATGAGAAAGGAATGACGTGCATGTAGTCTAGTGATTTTAATCGAATCCTTGGTAAATTTTCCTGGGTTATACAATCCTTGGGCTGTTGTTAACATCCATAACTAATGTTAACAATAAGATACATAATACTCATTACAGGTTCAGTCCACAATCAATTTGCCATCTGAAGAAATCCGTTTAAACGTGGAGGATTTCATCCTCCCAGATTCTAGAATCTAGATGACAGATTCCAGACTTTAACACAGAGACTGCATCATTAGGTGCGtttgacatggactgcggctgcatgaaacgaccggcgagagtggccgtttgcagtcggggaggagttgaaaacggctctgaagtcggacatttcagcttctcgtggtttgctgcgttgacgtcagtcacggccgattaagcgctgtttgcttactttactctatttataatgaAACGtaatctttccgttagtgaagaggcggagtaaaaccgtTTCTTCCATAGATTTTTAATTAAATTCAACTATTTCGTCCGGATTTGAACATtcgcgaaactgaaggtgtccgaatattacaaaacacgcgtcaaagttgtcgtgtgtgagtctggccaatcatgaaatagctgtgttgtcacttgaacccgtgcagttgctcttgagaaaatgcgctcggctacacagccggcagttctcgaattgatctcacggtactttgatggcgacgtcacagtgacgtgtcctcggcgccgtctcaaatcggacaaaaagtctaaccagaattcactgtttcggTTCGGATTACGGGTGGGATTGGGGGATAAAGATTTGTGGTCCTCCAAAAGAAGAAATAACAACAGGGAATATTGAAACATATCTTTCTTACCTGTTGGCTAATTGTAAATATTCCAATAGCCTATATTAAGCTTGCTAAAAATCGACAAACATAATTTGATTGCATTTGTATCTAGCTTGGCTGACAGCCCAATttagactcatattctgactagaattatgagtatgacactGTCAGGCTAATTTGTATCGGCATTTAGCTATTGAATATTAACACATGTTAATAATAGAAACAGGGTTAACTATCGTTACCTAAAAGTTGGAGGTAGCTATAGCTAATTCGTTTGAAACTGTATCAAGCAAGATTGTCTAGTTTCTTCTATTATTATTACAATCTGAAGATATTCCAATGTCCTtacaaaaatgtcaaatatgTTCCTCTGTTAATTTAGTAAAGAGTAACTTTGAattaatttattttgtatttattgtataGTTGCAGGACTCAGTCAACTCATTGTGTATCAAATGCATTTTACCAATTGGTTACCAGAACCAAGGTTTTCTGTACTTTTGTTTCAAGGTTGCTCTATACCTTTTAATGTTAGTCACAGGTATTTATTCTGTATGGTATTAACACATCTGCCTAAATATTTGGCAGGTTGATAGTGCCTTGTTTCTGGTACGGcattgtgtgggtctgtgtttgAGCGGAAATATTGGTCTTCTGTTTTGTGGGCCTGACTTTCAGCTAGTTTTGCTTTATGGTACTTTGTTGGTGACCCCTGACtacaaatgatgttgtgtggtACGTGCCCCATGAGCTGGTGTAACGGATTGGTTTCATTAATATCTGCAGACGATACGTTAAGCAAGATACCGTAAGGATTGTAAGACTTTGGTTCACTGACGCACTGCTCTGTATTGGGTTCCTTTTACATCCTAGAAAAAATGTGACCGCCCCAATTATCATTCGCACTCTGGATATAGATTCTCCTTTGTCTGCAAGGTCGAGTGTACTTACAAGCATTAACACATCTGATTCAAATAAGGACTACAAATGACCTACACATTGAACAGGAGAACTCACAATCAGGTGCAGCTGAGTGGGACTAACCAGAGGTTTACTCTAACATCCTGTTATGGAGTTCACTCAAGTTAATGATGCGTTTTGAGTAATGAATGACATTCGAGTTTGCTGGAACAAACCCAAATATTTATAATTTGCCTTTGAATCCGTGCTCCTTTGAATACTAGAATCCTAGTCTAGTCACTACATATGTTAGACCATGTACTaggtccatgtgtgtatgttcaaTTCGTATTTTAAATGCATGATTGCATTTCTTGTACTTAAGCAGTACGACATTCAGCTAACTCGTTTTATGCACCGAGGTGTGGTAACTTGCATTTTTACACGGAGCTAGCATCAGTTGGATAGCCATGTTCGTTCATGACGTAACCTGAAAATATAGTGCATTGTGGAAAATTGGGTCCAGACGATTGTTGTAGGTCCAGGGTCTCCAACTATGTTCTTAGGTCTTCAATTCAACCCTTACCTATCACACCTGATTCTATAATTagcccttgtgctgccttcgggtcacaatgacacaaaggttcacaacgacccatcgttgtgctgcgacaactttacccaatacaaaaacaaataaaaagcattttgttttaaccttcgcactgtgtgtgtgtgggggggggggggggggggggggggaggtggtgagacagcccgacggctaaaagaaaatgcttcactttatttttgtatgaagTCAAGATGTCGCAACACGTGGGGGGGGttacaatgacccgaagataacataAGGATAAGCGTAGCTGGTTGATGGGTTGAATGAGGTTAGATAGGTtagagtagcctgacgttgtcatactcataattctagtcagaatatgagtctgataactcttcgttgggctgtgactgtgGCGTGTTTtaaccaaactcgtaaaacaaatgcctcttcgctcaattggatagacctacaaccaatcagagcaacgtaatatgttgtttgttgaaaacaaattcaacccaagcgctctttcgtgacgttgttgattacgttactgttgatcatctgtccatcatcgtataaagcccgccccggcaatttcattggtccgcccagctcCTGGTTTTATacagtttgtccccaatacaagcccctccagacccaacttcccgaccaattttttttgtgggtggggctaagttgggctggaagccaggctaaGGTTAGAGGGCTGAAGCAAAAAGAAGGAGTAAGGTTGTGATGCACCCCTGTCATACACACATATGAGGTTACATATTTTCTTTTCTCATAAACACAGGTCAACTGTATGTATAGAGTGTCAAACTCGTACCTGGCTGCACAAGCATGGACAACGCGGTGGTGGAGGATACACCTAGGAGAGTGTTCCTGGCCCGGAAGACCATGAAGATAAGTGACCGTCGACAGCTTGAGTCTCTTCACAACACTCGGCGTTCCTGGTCACTTCCctttcccccccagcctccctctcccccccagcctccctctcccccccagcagCCTCTGCTGGTGAGGCCGGAGCCCCCGGAGGAGTCGGCGCCGGTGGTGGCTGAAGATCCGACCGGGCAAGAGACGGCACGCCAGGACACATCGTCGAGGACCGCGCGCGGTGCCGATAAGCACCTGGTGGAGCGGGCGGCCTCCGCACGGGCAGTTCCAGCCTGGCGGTCAACGCACGGCGACACATCTGACCCGTGTGGTGGAGGAGACGGTGCCGAGGAGTCTGGACCGGCGGAAGGGGAGGCGAGCGACGGCTGGGgcgaagaagaaggaggaggacggTCCCGCCAGGACGAcgtcccccctccttccccgcGGAACTCTGAGAAAACGCACGGTGAAGCCGCGGGATCCCCCATGCCGCCAGGCCACCGACCCGAGATGGATCCCGAGGACGTGAACCTGGAGCCGTCGGACCTAGAGATGGTCCCTCTACCCTTCCCCCTCCCGCTCGTCCGCCTGGCCCCCTACACCTCCGTGCCGTCCTCCTCCACGACATCGCCCACCCATTCCCCCTTAAGCGAGAGCTGCGACCAGGAACTTCTGCCTGGCTCCCTGGTGCTCTCCGAGGATGAGGACGACGTGTGGGAGGACGGGACGGTAGACGTCGAACGGCAGTGGGACTGCGAAGAGGATTTCAACGCAGAAGGCGCtccggtggaggaggaagaatgtTCCAGAGACGGAGGGGAGGGCGAAAAGGAAAGTGGCGTCGAGAAAGCGACGACGGGTGGAGGTGAACTGGAGGGCTTTCTTCTCTCCCACCGAGGAAGCCGAGCGGTGGAGAGCGAGGAGGGCCGAGACCGCGTTTGCCAGAGAGGGGAACAGATGGATACGGAGGAGGCGGTTATATTTGGCAAGAGCCCAGGAACCGAGGAATTAAGTCAGGGGAGGAAGGGGCACCAAAAGAAGCCTCGAAGaagtggagagggggatggaacgGAAGAGGAGATCCCTGAGAAGAGGTCTAgaatggacagagagagtgatggggGTAACGTGGGGACAGGGATGATCGCAACGGAAGATGAGGCGCTGATGGATGAAGAAGCCAGGCAGGTTGGGGGGAAATGGAAAATAGGTGGACAGGGACATGGAGAAGGTAAGATTGCAGAGAAGAAGCCTCAAGGTGATGGAACACAAAAGGCGGGGAGAAGGTTGAGGGCGGAGGGAGAGGATCTTGAAGCACACCTCGAACTAAAGATCCCCAATAGGGTTGAGAATCACAGCAGACTTCAGAAGGTTTGTCAAGGAAAACATCACACACTAAAAGTACAAAACATACCCTTTCTACTTTTGTCCTGTTGTTTTTGGCTATATCCGAAAACCATAGAACCATGTCATTACGTTAGAGTTGCTATGTAACTACAATGAGAGGTATTACTACCAGTTGGAAACCTCACTATATCATCTCAGACGCACAATCCATCCAGCAACTTCAACAGAAAATCATCTCTGTACAATATGTTAGGGTGAGAGTCAGTTGATTGTAATGAAATTAATTAGTTGATTATTAATTACTAGTTGGAGTATCTTGAACATCTATACTCCACGTTGGACGATCCTACTGAAGGGTTTATGGTCCTTACATACTACCCCTACACAGCAAATGTGCAAAGTTTGAATTCAACACCAGGAGTGTATACAGCTCCGGAAAAATTTGActactgcacctttttcttttataaaaaaacaaaagttgatattgacaattttgagtgagaaACAGAAGGGTAACATTTGCAGTGGCTTTTTAATTagtacccttctgttcctcattcAAAATTGTCCCTCTCAACTTTTtttgaaatgaaagaaaaaagtgCAGTGGTTTCATTTTTCCCCCCAaagctgtagtgtgtgtgtgtgcgtgaggcaCAAGGAAAACACTTTTTAAAGGTAATCTAAAAATGCTATAAGAAATAATTAAGACGAAACAAGAATGTTCACGAATGTGCACTTTTATACTGATGCAGAAGACAAAAACATATTGTATATTCTTGTAAATAATATTGTGTGCCTAAGACTTCTACACTTTCCTgaccatacatgtgtgtgtgtctccctctgtaCTGCAGGTGATAATGGAGCTTGTGAGGGAACAGCTCAGAGCCTTGCAGCTGTCTCTGTTTGACCAGAGCCTGCAGGAGCTGAGAGACAGGCTGGAGATACTGGAGTCCACCAGACACCAGAGTGTACTCCTCGCCCTGCAGGTAGGGTCTCActgccaggcacacacacacacactcttgtaagctctctttctcctttcaatCTTTCATTCATCCATCTTCATCGCACAAGAAATCCTCCATGTTAAGCTCACATGAACTCGTCCATCTATGTTCCTCTTGTCTCGTCGTGTCCCAGGGTAAGATGGCGCGTCTCTCCAAAAAGTGTGCGTCAATAGCCGTCGGTCCAGACAAAGTGCACGACAGGAGAAGGGCTaaagcccctctctctccgtgcccctccccctgctcctcctcctgcccctcctcctgctcctcctcctgccccggcccctccccctgctcctcctcctgctcctcctcctgcccctcctccggccccggcccctccccctgccccacctcctgctcctcctcctgcccctcctcctgctcctcctcctgccccggccccggcccctctccctgcccctcctccaccaccagccgGCTGCTTTCCCCGGTCCCggcctccatcaccccccccaccataTCCCCACCAGAGGTCACCCCATCCTTCTCCTCCCAGACTCTGCTGCAGGTGACCCCCCCCGttcctgcccctgcctctgattCTACCCCTGCCACGACTGTGTCTGactctgcccctgcctctgcttCTACACTTACGTCTGCGTCTGCCCCCTTGCTTCCCTTTGCCCCTACCGCTGCCTCTACCACTGCCTCTGCACTTACATCTGCCTCTGCCCCCTTGTATCCCTTTGCCCCTACCCCTGCCTCTTCCACTGCCTCTACACTTACATCTGCCTCTGCCCCCTTGTTTCCCTTAGCCCCTGCCTCTACCACTGCCTCTACACTTTCATCTGCCTCTGCCCCCTTGCTTCCCTTTAGCCCTACCCCTGCCTATACCACAGCCTCTCCCGCTTCACTTACGTCTGCCTCTGCCCCCTCGCTTTCTTTTGCCCCTACCCCTGCCTCAGCCTCTACACTTACATCTGCCTCTGACCCCTTGCTTTCCTTTGCCCCTGCCTCTACCACTGCCTCAGCCTCTACGCTTACATCTGCCTCTGCCCCCTTGCTTTCCTTTGCCCCTACCCCTGCCTCTACCACTGTCTCAGCCTCTACCCTTACACCTGCTTCTGCCCCTGCCTTTACCTTTGAATATGCCAAACccacctgtctgtcagccttCCCAATGTCAATAACAGCCCAGCAATCAAAGTCCCTCCAACCCTTCTTTGTGCATCTTCCTGCTGGAACGACAATCTTGGGCCCCCTTAACTCGCTCAACAATCTTGCAACCTTGGTGGGCAGCATCAAAACCCCTAAGATGACTTACATCATTCAGTCTCCAGTCACCACCTCTCCTGCTTTCACATCCCGTACGCAGCCTGTTACCCTTAATGCCCAACCTATTCCCATCATAGCTGCCCCGTCTCCAGCTGTGCAGGATTCACCTTCCCTCCCTgccgcctcctccaccttccccgcctcctccaccttccccgcctcctccaccttccccgcctcctccaccttccctgcTTCCTCCAGCTTCCCCACCTTCCCCACTGCCCCGCCTCCTACAAGACCTGCCCCGCCTCCAACAAGACCTGCCCCGCCTCCTACAAGACCTGCCCCGCCTCCTACAAGACTTGCCCCCCCTCCTACAAGACTTGCCCTGCCTCCTACAAGACTTGCCCCGCCTCCCACAAGACCTGCCCCGCCTCCTACAATACTATCCCCCCCTCCTACAAGACCTGCCCCGCCTCCTACAATACTTGCCCCGCCTCCTACAAGACCTGCCCCGCCTCCTACAATACTTGCCCCGCCTCCTACAAGACTTGCCCCGCCCCCTATAAGACCCAGCCTCAGGCTCCCCCCCATGTCCGCTCCTGTCCAACCAGAGGCCACCGTGGAGGGCAGGTGCCCCAGCATAGGGGGGCCTGGCTCCTCCCATTGGTCATCTCATCAGACCTCCACGAGGACGCACTTGTTGACGTTGTTGGAAACGAGAGCGGAGCAGTCGGGGGGGCGTGCGACCTTCatgtcctcacctccacctggcGCCGCAGCTTCTCCTGAAACGGGTGAGAGATCAAAACGCCTGTTTGCTTCTCAAAGGTTCTGGTCCCCTTGGTTGATAACGGCAACATGGTGCGACGGTTGACGATGCTGCGTATTCTCCAGATCCTGGTCATGTAAggctaaagaaagaaagatggagactaggttgtcatggtgatgggAGCAGGAATCTCTGTACAGGCGTGGTACGAGGAGAGGAGAATgttgtttctcctcctccaaaTCCTCCTCGACGTCGCAACATTCTCCCCCCATACTGACCCCACATGCCCCGATTCAAACTCTTGCTAGAGCTTGCTGCATCCATAGACTGTTGGTAAACAAGCCATGTCGTTGTTTAGTTGTCTACAGTTGGTAGTGGCAAATATCTGGCATTGGAGTTGATGATTGATGACAGAACATGTTCTTGGTTGTGGTTAGAGTAAGTTTTGATTCTAGTGTTCTGTCACTCGCTGCCTTGtaggtcctcctcctccatccgcCCAACCTGCACATGTCTCTGCACCAGCTTTAACCCCTCCTCTCGAAACAGGT
Above is a window of Hypomesus transpacificus isolate Combined female chromosome 17, fHypTra1, whole genome shotgun sequence DNA encoding:
- the LOC124479514 gene encoding activating transcription factor 7-interacting protein 1-like, whose translation is MDNAVVEDTPRRVFLARKTMKISDRRQLESLHNTRRSWSLPFPPQPPSPPQPPSPPQQPLLVRPEPPEESAPVVAEDPTGQETARQDTSSRTARGADKHLVERAASARAVPAWRSTHGDTSDPCGGGDGAEESGPAEGEASDGWGEEEGGGRSRQDDVPPPSPRNSEKTHGEAAGSPMPPGHRPEMDPEDVNLEPSDLEMVPLPFPLPLVRLAPYTSVPSSSTTSPTHSPLSESCDQELLPGSLVLSEDEDDVWEDGTVDVERQWDCEEDFNAEGAPVEEEECSRDGGEGEKESGVEKATTGGGELEGFLLSHRGSRAVESEEGRDRVCQRGEQMDTEEAVIFGKSPGTEELSQGRKGHQKKPRRSGEGDGTEEEIPEKRSRMDRESDGGNVGTGMIATEDEALMDEEARQVGGKWKIGGQGHGEGKIAEKKPQGDGTQKAGRRLRAEGEDLEAHLELKIPNRVENHSRLQKVIMELVREQLRALQLSLFDQSLQELRDRLEILESTRHQSVLLALQGKMARLSKKCASIAVGPDKVHDRRRAKAPLSPCPSPCSSSCPSSCSSSCPGPLPHLPHCPASYKTCPASNKTCPASYKTCPASYKTCPPSYKTCPASYKTCPASHKTCPASYNTIPPSYKTCPASYNTCPASYKTCPASYNTCPASYKTCPAPYKTQPQAPPHVRSCPTRGHRGGQVLVPLVDNGNMVRRLTMLRILQILVMLQGEEATRRLHRVQNSGRTGSSDGTSVVIDLTEDDDGDNADDVVLVSEAATERGAVEGPSLPEASTEVKRPGVPKSPAPLTFASLLAAPQRTITPPSNGMTVSVVPKNDSFQNRRAAAAAPNRETRRRPPLLPLQTCPAAPRPPPRSRPPPSPPGPPPSGAARTSPPQRPHLRLARIQDHNGIALSWSVAEVDPRCAPVAGYQLYAYHHPEAPTDPAPAPPSQWRKIGEVNALPLPMACTLTQFAPSARYYFAVRARDVFGRYGSFCEAQCSDAATSTG